The following coding sequences are from one Coffea arabica cultivar ET-39 chromosome 11e, Coffea Arabica ET-39 HiFi, whole genome shotgun sequence window:
- the LOC113717766 gene encoding probable sulfate transporter 3.3 has product MSSNFDSRQECLEIAMEVHQVVPPPHMSTFNKLKNRFKETFFPDDPLRQFKGKSTKTKWILGAQYIFPILQWGPNYDLKLLKSDIVSGLTIASLAIPQGISYAKLASLPPIVGLYSSFVPPLIYAVLGSSRDLAVGPVSIASLIMGSMLRQEVSPATDPLLFLQLAFSSTFFAGLFQASLGFLRLGFIIDFLSKATLIGFMAGAAIIVSLQQLKSLLGITNFTNQMGIVPVLSSVFHRTNEISWSWQTILMGFSFLAFLLLTRHIGIKKPKLFWVSAGAPLVSVILATLVVFASKAQHHGISVIGKLQEGLNPPSWNMLHFHGSHLGLVMKTGLITGIISLTEGIAVGRTFAALKNYQVDGNKEMIAIGVMNIVGSSTSCYVTTGAFSRSAVNHNAGCKTAASNIIMAVTLMVTLLFLMPLFQYTPNVILGAIIVTAVVGLIDIPAAYQTWKVDKFDFIVLLCAFLGVLFISVQGGLAIAVGISIFRVLLQITRPKTVMLGNIPGTDIYRNLHQYKDAVRIPGFLILSIEAPINFANTTYLKERITRWTEDYEGEVEKTKKQSGLRFLVIDLSAVSAIDTSGISFFKELRMVLEKKGIELVLVNPLGEVMEKLQRAEDGHELAKPDSLFLTVGEAVASLSSACKCQSSNYV; this is encoded by the exons ATGAGTAGTAACTTTGATTCTCGTCAAGAATGTTTGGAGATAGCTATGGAGGTACACCAAGTTGTTCCACCGCCTCACATGAGCACTTTCAATAAACTCAAGAATAGATTCAAAGAAACGTTCTTTCCTGATGACCCTTTACGCCAATTCAAGGGTAAATCCACCAAAACTAAATGGATTCTTGGAGCTCAGTACATTTTTCCCATACTTCAGTGGGGTCCTAATTATGATCTCAAGTTGCTCAAGTCTGATATTGTTTCTGGTCTCACCATTGCTAGTCTTGCCATTCCTCAG GGCATTAGCTATGCTAAGTTGGCAAGCTTGCCACCAATTGTTGGACTAT ATTCAAGTTTTGTTCCACCACTCATATATGCTGTTCTTGGAAGCTCAAGAGATCTTGCAGTTGGTCCAGTTTCAATTGCTTCTCTCATTATGGGATCAATGCTGAGACAAGAAGTTTCTCCAGCCACAGACCCTCTCTTGTTTCTTCAGCTTGccttttcttcaactttctttgCTGGTCTTTTCCAAGCCTCTTTAGGCTTCCTAAG ACTCGGTTTCATCATTGACTTTCTATCAAAAGCAACACTGATTGGGTTCATGGCTGGAGCTGCAATCATAGTTTCTCTTCAACAACTTAAAAGCCTTCttggcataacaaatttcacCAACCAAATGGGCATAGTTCCTGTCTTGAGTTCTGTTTTCCACAGGACAAATGAGATTAGT TGGTCATGGCAAACAATACTAATGGGCTTCAGTTTCCTGGCGTTCCTTCTTCTCACACGACATATT GGTATTAAAAAACCTAAGCTATTTTGGGTGTCAGCTGGAGCTCCTCTTGTCTCAGTAATTCTTGCAACTCTAGTGGTTTTTGCATCAAAAGCTCAACACCATGGCATCAGTGTA ATTGGGAAGTTACAAGAAGGATTAAATCCTCCTTCATGGAATATGTTGCATTTTCATGGAAGCCACTTGGGACTAGTAATGAAAACTGGACTCATCACCGGAATCATTTCGCTTACT GAAGGAATTGCTGTTGGAAGGACTTTTGCAGCTCTAAAGAACTATCAGGTGGATGGGAACAAGGAGATGATTGCCATTGGAGTCATGAATATAGTTGGCTCATCCACTTCATGCTACGTTACAACTG GTGCTTTCTCTAGGTCAGCTGTGAATCATAATGCTGGATGCAAAACTGCAGCTTCAAACATTATAATGGCTGTAACTCTTATGGTCACACTCCTCTTCCTCATGCCACTCTTCCAATACACCCCAAATGTTATATTAGGAGCCATCATTGTCACAGCTGTTGTCGGCCTTATTGATATCCCTGCTGCTTATCAAACTTGGAAGGTTGACAAATTCGATTTCATCGTACTGCTTTGTGCCTTCTTGGGAGTTCTTTTCATCTCTGTGCAGGGCGGGCTTGCAATTGCA GTGGGAATATCCATTTTCAGGGTCCTCCTCCAAATTACCAGGCCAAAGACTGTGATGCTGGGAAATATACCAGGCACAGATATTTACCGCAATCTTCATCAATACAAAGATGCTGTCAGAATTCCTGGCTTTCTCATTCTAAGCATTGAAGCACCAATTAACTTCGCCAATACAACTTATCTCAAGGAACG GATTACAAGATGGACAGAAGATTATGAAGGAGAAGTAGAGAAAACCAAGAAGCAATCTGGACTGAGATTTTTAGTCATTGATTTATCTG CTGTTAGTGCCATTGATACAAGTGGAATCTCATTCTTCAAGGAATTGAGAATGGTACTAGAAAAGAAAGGCATAGAG CTGGTATTGGTTAATCCTCTTGGAGAAgtaatggagaaattgcaacGAGCAGAAGATGGACATGAACTTGCAAAACCAGACAGCCTTTTCTTGACAGTCGGAGAAGCTGTAGCTTCGCTTTCATCAGCATGTAAGTGCCAATCATCAAATTATGTATGA